In one Oscillospiraceae bacterium genomic region, the following are encoded:
- a CDS encoding short chain dehydrogenase, with protein MPLDIQDKTVLITGGGSGIGRAAALEFAALGARVAVVTGHNTAAGEETVRLIERQGGRGAYFPCDVTREEQVEAAVAAVVERFGGLDCAFNNAGVGPDGVRIPYGPLTGLSEALWDRVMNVNLKGTFLCLKHELLQMEKQGGGAIVNNASIGGLKMAPGFGAYGPSKAGVVALTRLAALENARAGIRVNVVCPGPTSDTGLMANTLSADPGEADNLRRHVIPMGKLGTAVDVARAVVWLCSDMSGHITGQSVSVDGGMHIA; from the coding sequence ATGCCTTTGGACATTCAGGACAAGACCGTATTGATTACCGGCGGCGGCTCCGGCATCGGCCGGGCCGCGGCGCTGGAGTTTGCCGCGCTGGGGGCGCGGGTGGCCGTGGTGACCGGCCATAACACCGCCGCGGGAGAGGAGACCGTGCGCCTGATTGAGCGCCAGGGGGGCCGGGGGGCCTACTTCCCGTGCGACGTGACGCGGGAGGAGCAGGTGGAGGCGGCGGTGGCCGCGGTGGTGGAGCGCTTTGGGGGCCTGGACTGCGCCTTCAATAACGCCGGGGTGGGCCCCGACGGGGTGCGCATCCCCTATGGCCCCCTCACCGGGCTGAGCGAGGCGCTTTGGGACAGGGTGATGAACGTCAATTTAAAGGGCACCTTCCTGTGCCTCAAGCACGAGCTGCTTCAGATGGAGAAGCAGGGGGGCGGCGCTATCGTCAACAACGCCTCCATCGGCGGACTGAAAATGGCCCCCGGCTTCGGGGCCTACGGCCCGTCCAAGGCGGGGGTGGTGGCCCTCACCCGGCTGGCGGCCCTGGAAAACGCCCGGGCGGGCATCCGCGTCAACGTGGTCTGTCCCGGCCCCACGTCGGACACGGGGCTGATGGCCAACACCCTCAGCGCCGACCCCGGCGAGGCGGACAACCTCCGCCGGCACGTGATCCCCATGGGCAAGCTGGGCACGGCCGTGGATGTGGCCCGGGCGGTGGTGTGGCTGTGCTCCGATATGTCGGGGCATATCACGGGCCAGTCCGTCTCGGTGGACGGCGGCATGCACATCGCATAG
- a CDS encoding LysR family transcriptional regulator: MELTQLNYFRTVARMGNMSRAAQELFITQPNLSRSIARLEAEVGVPLFDHRKGRIVLNDCGRVFLASVELALGELASGVQTVQRLYENSQNVLSLACTIDGFLPDMLREFSFLHPDVGIRQFAYDQAKAAEHLLDRTLTLAVTARPPEHGQLAFELLGYMDYAILAHACSPLAREEGVTLDRLAGEPLICDATRLDLQSLQELCRSRGFEPNVVYEVESTELIVQLLEGNAGVCIMPVSQYARLKGIHPDSAVRLVRILDGVPPARIGVIHHKGYPLPAAAGVFISFLRESLQRESEHIRALGYML; encoded by the coding sequence ATGGAACTGACCCAGCTCAACTACTTCCGCACCGTGGCCCGCATGGGGAACATGTCCCGGGCGGCGCAGGAGCTTTTCATAACCCAGCCCAACCTGAGCCGCTCCATCGCCCGGCTGGAGGCGGAGGTGGGGGTGCCCCTCTTTGACCACCGGAAGGGGCGGATCGTGCTCAACGACTGCGGGCGGGTCTTCCTGGCCAGCGTGGAGCTGGCCCTTGGGGAGCTGGCCTCCGGCGTGCAGACGGTGCAGCGCCTGTATGAGAACAGCCAGAACGTGCTCTCCCTGGCCTGCACCATCGACGGCTTTCTCCCCGACATGCTGCGGGAGTTCTCCTTCCTCCACCCGGACGTGGGCATCCGGCAGTTTGCCTATGACCAGGCCAAGGCGGCGGAGCACCTGCTGGACCGCACACTCACCCTGGCGGTGACCGCCCGCCCGCCGGAGCACGGCCAGCTGGCCTTCGAGCTGCTGGGCTATATGGATTACGCCATCCTGGCCCACGCCTGCAGCCCCCTGGCCCGGGAGGAGGGGGTAACGCTGGACCGCCTGGCGGGGGAGCCGCTGATCTGCGACGCCACCCGGCTGGATTTACAGTCCCTGCAGGAGCTGTGCCGCTCCAGGGGCTTCGAGCCGAACGTGGTCTACGAGGTGGAGAGCACGGAGCTGATCGTGCAGCTGCTGGAGGGCAACGCCGGGGTGTGCATCATGCCGGTGTCCCAGTACGCCAGGCTCAAGGGCATCCACCCGGACAGCGCCGTGCGCCTGGTGCGCATCCTGGACGGCGTCCCGCCCGCCCGGATCGGCGTCATCCACCACAAGGGCTACCCCCTGCCGGCGGCGGCCGGGGTCTTTATCTCCTTTCTCCGGGAGAGCCTCCAACGGGAGAGCGAACACATCCGGGCCCTGGGCTATATGCTCTGA